A single region of the Persephonella sp. genome encodes:
- the gltB gene encoding glutamate synthase large subunit yields the protein MINNNFDRDACGVGFIVNIKGIKSHKLVSDALTSLANLDHRGAVSADGKTGDGAGILTHIPYKFFEKELSKLNINIPAPEDFAVGVFFLPVGKEEELKKQIEKTINEKFTFLGWRKVPIVEEELGVIAKSNMPSIWQGFISKEGKEVENYEKELFILRKRLEKLAEKEEYKDFYIPSLSNRTIVYKGMVTAPRLKYFYPDLQDEDYESAIALFHQRFSTNTFPQWKLAQPFRMLAHNGEINTISANRNWINAKAEDVREIWGELAEDILPIVKYDDSDSASLDNALEFLVMSGKDPMVAINALIPRAWENDDRLTDTEKAFYEYFSCIFEAWDGPAAIAFTDGNVVIGKLDRNGLRPARYVITEDTVIMASEVGTVDIPEEKILKKGRLGPGDKIAIDTREGKIYFSKEVIDKVASGKPYKEWVEENLKEFIPVKEHPEVDYKDITRELVAFGYSKDQINMLIKPMAEKGADPVYSMGNDTPLAVLSKRPQLIYSYFKQRFAQVTNPPIDPIREKKVMSLNTYVGKKENFLTETPEHAKQLLLSSPIIFDNEMEELIKLYDGKVEIIPAIFDPYDDALEPAIDDICRRVEDAVDNGKELIVLTDRAISIEGAPIPMGLLVAAVNSYMGRKGKRSKFSIIADTAEVRDTHSFAFLIGYGATLVNPYMAVQIIRNLVEEDKKFNLSFEEAVENYRKAVNEGLLKIMSKMGIATIKSYRGSGLFEAIGIGQEVIDKYFPGTPSQLGGIGVKQIAQETLIKFNEAFASEKVSVPTGGEFRHRKDGEFHSWNPLAVRDLHKAVRGESWEEYLKFTEDAWREKPVTVRDLFEIQSDRPPIPIEEVEPAEEIVKRFVGAAMSIGALSKEAHETIAEAMNRVGAKSNSGEGGEDPARYGTIKNSKIKQVASGRFGVTPEYLNSAEEIEIKIAQGAKPGEGGQLPGKKVNAYIAFLRRAKPGTTLISPPPHHDIYSIEDLAQLIYDLKMINPKAKVIVKLVSETGIGTIASGVAKAFADIIHISGHDGGTGASPLTSIKHAGTVWELGLSEVQRVLIDNDLRGRVKLRVDGQIKTGRDVIVGALLGAEEFGLGTSLMVAEGCVMARQCHLNTCPVGVATQDERLREKFPGQPEHVIRYLMFLAQDVRRWLADMGYKHLDDIIGRVDFIKPKIPADHYKAKFVDIGYIIKKPDMSKPIRCIQDRNDPPKKPFDEEILKDVLPYIEKQENFAGFYVIRNTYRSVGARIAHEIVKRYGDKGLRLSKIELNLRGTGGQSFGAFCVPGLNLILTGDANDYVGKGMTGGLIVIKPPKEFKGKPHENVIMGNTCLYGATGGHLFAAGIAGERFAVRNSGAVAVVEGAGDHCCEYMTNGTVVVLGKVGVNLGAGMTGGVSYIYDPEGEVEKNINPSYVFIDEMDEEDIETIKRLVTKHKGYTDSEIAGKILENFDEEINNFVKVSPVEVKKPAPETDEAKPEK from the coding sequence ATGATAAACAACAATTTTGACAGAGATGCCTGCGGGGTTGGTTTTATAGTAAATATCAAAGGAATTAAATCCCACAAGCTTGTCTCAGATGCCTTAACTTCCCTTGCAAATCTTGACCACAGGGGAGCTGTCAGTGCCGATGGAAAAACAGGAGACGGAGCAGGTATTTTAACCCACATTCCATATAAATTTTTTGAAAAAGAACTTTCTAAACTTAACATAAATATCCCTGCACCTGAAGATTTTGCCGTAGGTGTTTTCTTTTTACCTGTAGGCAAAGAAGAAGAGCTAAAAAAACAAATAGAAAAGACAATAAATGAAAAATTTACCTTCCTTGGCTGGAGAAAAGTTCCTATAGTTGAGGAAGAACTTGGAGTAATTGCAAAATCCAATATGCCTTCTATCTGGCAGGGATTTATCTCAAAAGAAGGAAAAGAAGTAGAAAACTACGAAAAGGAACTTTTTATCCTCAGAAAAAGATTAGAAAAACTTGCTGAAAAGGAAGAATACAAAGATTTTTATATTCCATCTCTGTCAAACAGAACAATTGTTTATAAAGGAATGGTTACAGCCCCAAGGCTTAAATACTTTTATCCCGACCTTCAAGATGAAGATTATGAAAGTGCTATAGCACTTTTTCATCAAAGATTTTCAACAAACACTTTCCCTCAGTGGAAACTGGCACAGCCATTTAGAATGCTTGCCCATAACGGTGAGATAAACACCATCTCAGCAAATAGAAACTGGATAAATGCAAAAGCAGAAGACGTTAGAGAAATCTGGGGTGAGCTGGCAGAAGATATTCTTCCAATAGTTAAGTATGATGATTCTGACTCAGCTTCACTGGATAATGCCCTTGAATTCCTTGTTATGTCAGGAAAAGACCCTATGGTTGCTATAAACGCCCTTATTCCAAGGGCGTGGGAAAATGATGATAGGCTTACTGACACAGAAAAAGCATTTTATGAGTATTTCTCGTGTATTTTTGAAGCATGGGACGGTCCTGCTGCTATAGCCTTCACAGATGGAAATGTTGTTATTGGAAAGCTGGATAGAAACGGTCTTAGACCTGCAAGATATGTAATCACAGAAGACACAGTAATAATGGCTTCAGAAGTTGGAACAGTTGATATTCCTGAGGAAAAAATACTGAAAAAAGGAAGATTAGGTCCTGGAGATAAAATTGCTATAGATACCAGAGAAGGGAAAATATACTTCTCAAAAGAGGTTATAGACAAAGTAGCTTCTGGAAAACCATATAAAGAATGGGTTGAAGAGAACCTAAAAGAATTTATCCCTGTAAAAGAACATCCTGAGGTTGACTACAAGGATATAACAAGGGAGCTTGTTGCATTTGGATACTCAAAAGACCAGATAAATATGTTAATAAAACCTATGGCTGAAAAAGGGGCTGACCCTGTTTACTCAATGGGTAATGATACTCCTTTAGCTGTTTTATCCAAAAGACCTCAGCTTATATATTCATACTTCAAACAGAGATTTGCACAGGTAACAAACCCTCCAATTGACCCAATTAGAGAAAAGAAAGTAATGTCTTTAAATACCTATGTAGGTAAAAAAGAAAACTTCCTTACAGAAACCCCTGAGCATGCAAAACAACTGCTTCTCAGCTCTCCGATTATCTTTGATAATGAAATGGAAGAGCTTATTAAGCTTTATGATGGTAAAGTTGAAATCATACCCGCTATATTTGATCCTTATGATGATGCATTGGAGCCTGCTATCGATGATATATGCAGAAGGGTAGAAGATGCCGTTGATAACGGAAAAGAGCTAATTGTTCTTACAGATAGGGCTATCTCAATAGAAGGTGCTCCTATTCCTATGGGGCTACTTGTTGCAGCTGTAAATAGCTACATGGGAAGAAAAGGAAAAAGAAGTAAGTTTTCTATAATAGCTGATACAGCAGAGGTAAGAGATACCCACTCATTTGCTTTCCTTATTGGATACGGAGCTACACTTGTAAATCCATATATGGCAGTTCAAATCATAAGAAATCTTGTTGAGGAAGATAAAAAGTTCAACCTCTCATTTGAAGAGGCAGTAGAGAACTACCGTAAAGCTGTAAATGAAGGTCTTCTTAAAATAATGTCTAAAATGGGAATTGCCACAATCAAAAGTTATAGAGGTTCAGGCCTATTTGAAGCAATAGGAATAGGACAGGAAGTTATAGATAAATACTTCCCTGGAACTCCTTCACAGCTTGGAGGAATAGGAGTTAAACAGATAGCACAGGAAACATTAATAAAATTTAATGAAGCATTTGCCTCAGAAAAAGTATCTGTTCCAACAGGTGGAGAGTTTAGACACAGAAAAGATGGTGAGTTCCACTCATGGAACCCACTGGCAGTTAGAGATTTACACAAAGCTGTTAGAGGTGAAAGCTGGGAAGAATACCTTAAGTTTACAGAGGATGCGTGGAGAGAAAAACCTGTCACTGTAAGGGATTTATTTGAAATACAATCAGATAGACCACCTATCCCTATAGAAGAGGTTGAGCCTGCAGAGGAGATTGTTAAAAGATTTGTTGGAGCTGCCATGTCCATCGGGGCTTTATCAAAAGAAGCCCATGAAACAATAGCAGAGGCTATGAATAGAGTTGGAGCAAAATCAAACTCAGGGGAAGGTGGTGAAGACCCTGCAAGATATGGAACAATCAAAAACTCAAAGATAAAACAGGTTGCATCAGGTAGATTTGGTGTTACCCCTGAATATCTAAACTCTGCAGAAGAAATAGAAATTAAAATTGCACAGGGAGCAAAACCGGGAGAAGGTGGTCAGCTTCCAGGTAAAAAAGTTAATGCATATATTGCATTTTTAAGAAGAGCAAAACCTGGAACAACCCTTATATCTCCACCACCACACCACGATATTTATTCAATTGAAGACCTTGCTCAGCTTATATATGACCTAAAAATGATAAACCCAAAAGCAAAGGTTATAGTCAAACTGGTTTCTGAAACAGGGATTGGAACAATTGCCTCAGGTGTAGCAAAAGCATTTGCAGATATAATTCATATATCCGGACATGATGGTGGAACAGGAGCTTCTCCTTTAACATCTATTAAGCATGCAGGAACTGTTTGGGAGCTGGGATTATCGGAAGTTCAAAGGGTTTTAATCGATAACGACCTGAGAGGAAGGGTAAAACTTAGGGTTGACGGACAAATAAAGACAGGAAGAGATGTAATTGTAGGAGCACTTCTTGGAGCAGAAGAATTTGGACTGGGAACTTCCCTTATGGTTGCTGAAGGTTGCGTAATGGCAAGACAGTGCCACCTTAACACATGTCCTGTCGGCGTTGCTACTCAGGATGAAAGACTGAGGGAAAAATTCCCAGGACAGCCAGAGCACGTAATTAGATACCTTATGTTCCTTGCACAGGATGTTAGAAGATGGCTTGCAGATATGGGATACAAACATCTTGATGATATTATAGGTAGAGTTGACTTTATAAAACCAAAAATCCCAGCAGACCACTACAAAGCAAAATTTGTTGATATTGGATACATAATCAAAAAACCTGATATGTCTAAACCAATTAGATGTATTCAGGATAGAAATGACCCTCCTAAAAAACCTTTTGATGAGGAAATCCTAAAAGATGTTCTTCCATATATAGAAAAACAAGAAAACTTTGCAGGATTTTATGTAATTAGGAATACATATCGCTCAGTTGGTGCAAGAATAGCCCATGAGATTGTAAAAAGATACGGAGACAAAGGATTAAGACTTTCAAAAATAGAGCTAAACTTAAGAGGAACAGGTGGACAGTCTTTTGGAGCTTTTTGTGTTCCGGGGCTGAACCTTATTCTTACCGGAGATGCTAACGACTATGTAGGAAAAGGAATGACAGGTGGACTTATTGTTATAAAACCACCTAAAGAGTTCAAAGGAAAACCACACGAAAACGTAATAATGGGTAATACATGCCTTTACGGTGCAACAGGAGGACATCTGTTCGCAGCAGGAATTGCAGGAGAAAGATTTGCCGTTAGAAACTCCGGTGCAGTTGCTGTTGTAGAAGGTGCAGGAGACCACTGCTGTGAATATATGACAAATGGAACAGTTGTTGTTCTCGGAAAAGTTGGTGTGAACCTTGGAGCAGGAATGACAGGTGGAGTTTCTTATATATACGACCCTGAAGGAGAAGTTGAAAAAAATATTAATCCATCCTACGTGTTCATTGATGAAATGGATGAAGAGGATATAGAAACCATTAAGAGACTTGTAACAAAACACAAAGGTTATACAGACAGCGAAATAGCTGGAAAAATCCTTGAAAACTTTGATGAAGAAATAAACAACTTTGTAAAAGTTTCTCCTGTAGAGGTTAAAAAACCTGCTCCTGAAACAGATGAAGCAAAACCTGAGAAATAG
- a CDS encoding YhjD/YihY/BrkB family envelope integrity protein has protein sequence MLEKINPYKYLELDKGRSVLYNYLAALYRAVLDYFFEGFSYHAAAISFYTLMSFFPLLIFITVVVSYFATINTQAIVETLQKLFPQITQEFLNLLVTLTEKRTFFGIGSLIISFYFASSIFTSLHSAFIHVFENREESIKKKALVYLLGVPIFTLILLGIYFIGLLISFLINLIKEFTVWQMLYKILSGIHLEFLLDIFGNVGLIVQLISFVFIMFILYKYLAPHTIYNWKTVFNVGFFIAILLFLISLVFNKYIIIASKANPIYGALSGIFAFLAWLYLSFGIILIGARMLYYLEQVQSEP, from the coding sequence TTGCTTGAAAAAATAAATCCTTACAAGTATTTAGAGTTAGATAAAGGCAGGTCGGTTCTTTATAACTATCTGGCAGCCCTTTATCGGGCTGTTCTGGATTACTTTTTTGAAGGTTTTTCATATCATGCAGCAGCAATATCTTTTTATACTCTTATGTCCTTTTTTCCGCTGCTTATTTTTATAACAGTTGTAGTTTCTTACTTTGCCACAATAAATACACAGGCAATAGTAGAAACACTACAAAAGCTATTTCCTCAAATAACCCAAGAATTTCTTAATCTTCTTGTAACTCTTACAGAAAAAAGAACATTTTTTGGAATTGGTAGTTTAATAATTTCCTTTTATTTTGCCTCAAGTATCTTTACCTCTTTACATTCAGCATTTATACATGTTTTTGAAAATAGGGAAGAAAGTATAAAGAAAAAAGCACTTGTTTATCTGCTTGGTGTCCCAATTTTCACACTAATCCTATTGGGAATTTATTTTATAGGGCTTCTCATATCATTTTTAATAAATCTGATTAAAGAGTTTACCGTTTGGCAGATGCTTTATAAAATTTTATCCGGTATACATTTAGAGTTTTTATTAGATATCTTTGGAAATGTAGGACTTATTGTTCAGCTAATATCATTCGTTTTTATAATGTTTATTCTCTATAAATATCTTGCTCCTCATACGATTTACAACTGGAAAACAGTTTTCAATGTTGGCTTTTTTATTGCAATCTTATTATTTTTGATTTCTCTGGTCTTCAACAAATATATAATTATCGCTTCAAAAGCTAATCCAATTTATGGTGCTCTAAGTGGTATTTTTGCTTTTCTGGCATGGCTTTATCTAAGCTTTGGTATTATTCTAATTGGTGCAAGAATGCTGTATTATCTTGAACAGGTTCAGTCTGAGCCCTAA
- the carB gene encoding carbamoyl-phosphate synthase large subunit, translating into MPKRTDISRILLIGSGPIVIGQAAEFDYSGTQGAKALKEEGYEVILVNSNPATIMTDPEVADKTYIEPLITPVIEKIIEKERPDALLPTLGGQTALNLAVDLYEKGILDKYNVQMIGANYEAIKKAEDRDLFKAAMERIGLQMPKSAVVKSIAEAMEVIEWIGFPVIIRPSFTLGGTGGSIAYNIDEFYPKVKAGLEASPVHEVLLEESVIGWKEFEMEVMRDKNDNCVIICSIENLDPMGVHTGDSVTIAPAMTLTDKEYQMLRDYSIAVIREIGVETGGSNVQFSQNPETGQFYVIEMNPRVSRSSALASKATGFPIAKIAAKLAIGYTLDELPNDITKETPASFEPTIDYVVTKIPRFDFAKFPETDPTLTTMMKSVGEVMAIGRTFKESIHKALRSLELGRYGFYMGLEKESDEKIKENIVRPNADRLWYIAEAFRRGMEVEEIHQLSHIDKWFLTQIKEIIDFEQQLAEKTLASITDEELEQAKQWGFSDRELARLLKTSEEKIRERRLKVSYKVVDTCAAEFKAYTPYFYSSYEKPFGRVTEEGEVVKLFDSENLEERGN; encoded by the coding sequence ATGCCAAAAAGAACAGATATCAGTAGAATTCTTCTAATTGGTTCAGGACCAATAGTTATCGGTCAGGCAGCAGAGTTTGATTATTCAGGAACACAGGGAGCAAAAGCCCTAAAAGAAGAAGGATATGAAGTAATTCTTGTCAACTCTAACCCTGCAACAATCATGACAGACCCAGAAGTTGCAGATAAAACCTATATAGAGCCGCTTATAACCCCGGTTATAGAAAAAATAATAGAAAAGGAAAGACCTGATGCACTGCTTCCGACACTGGGAGGACAGACAGCCTTAAACCTTGCGGTTGACCTTTATGAAAAAGGAATACTGGATAAATATAACGTTCAGATGATAGGCGCAAACTACGAGGCAATCAAAAAGGCAGAAGATAGGGATTTATTCAAAGCTGCGATGGAAAGAATAGGTCTTCAGATGCCTAAAAGTGCCGTTGTAAAATCTATAGCAGAAGCCATGGAAGTAATAGAATGGATAGGCTTTCCTGTGATTATCAGACCTTCATTTACCCTTGGAGGAACAGGAGGTTCTATCGCATATAACATAGATGAGTTTTATCCAAAGGTTAAAGCTGGTCTTGAAGCTTCCCCTGTTCATGAGGTTCTCCTTGAGGAATCTGTAATAGGCTGGAAAGAATTTGAAATGGAAGTAATGCGTGACAAAAATGATAACTGTGTTATTATCTGTTCAATAGAAAACCTTGATCCTATGGGAGTTCATACCGGAGATAGTGTAACTATTGCTCCGGCAATGACCCTCACAGATAAAGAATATCAAATGCTCAGGGACTATTCTATTGCAGTAATCAGGGAAATTGGTGTTGAAACAGGCGGTTCTAACGTTCAGTTTTCCCAAAATCCAGAAACAGGACAGTTTTATGTAATAGAAATGAATCCAAGGGTTTCCCGTTCATCTGCCCTTGCTTCAAAAGCAACAGGTTTCCCAATAGCAAAAATAGCTGCCAAACTGGCGATAGGATACACCCTTGATGAACTTCCTAACGATATTACAAAAGAAACCCCTGCATCCTTTGAACCAACAATAGACTATGTAGTGACAAAAATCCCAAGATTTGATTTTGCAAAATTCCCGGAAACAGACCCAACCCTAACCACAATGATGAAATCTGTCGGTGAAGTAATGGCTATAGGAAGAACATTTAAAGAAAGCATTCATAAAGCACTGCGAAGCCTTGAACTTGGCAGATACGGATTTTATATGGGATTGGAAAAAGAAAGCGATGAAAAGATTAAAGAAAATATAGTCAGACCAAATGCAGATAGACTCTGGTATATAGCTGAAGCTTTCCGTAGGGGAATGGAAGTTGAAGAAATTCACCAGCTTTCTCATATTGATAAATGGTTTTTGACCCAGATAAAAGAAATAATAGATTTTGAACAGCAACTTGCAGAAAAAACTCTGGCATCTATAACAGACGAGGAGCTTGAGCAGGCGAAACAATGGGGATTTTCAGACAGAGAATTGGCAAGGCTTTTAAAAACCTCAGAAGAAAAAATAAGAGAAAGAAGACTGAAAGTTTCCTATAAAGTTGTTGATACCTGTGCTGCAGAGTTTAAAGCATACACCCCATATTTCTATTCCTCTTATGAAAAACCTTTTGGCAGAGTTACAGAGGAAGGAGAAGTTGTTAAGTTATTTGATAGTGAGAACCTAGAAGAAAGAGGGAACTAA
- the amrS gene encoding AmmeMemoRadiSam system radical SAM enzyme: MEVLAWMSKKREDGKVLCTACSQRCVLDKGELGKCGIRKVGEDGNLYLTTYGLAAAYNVDPVEKKPLFHFLPGTPIFSIGTVGCNMSCKFCQNWEISQHPQTHNGEVFGVQLMPETIVNICKTNNIPSVAYTYNEPVVFFEYAYDTMKLAKEKGLKNVFVSSGYETKEALDTLAPYLDAMNIDLKAFNDKFYREIVGARLKPVLKAIEHAKELGIWVELTTLLIPGYNDDEKELKEAAKWIASLDKNIPWHISRFFPAYKMKDVPPTPIETLKKAYEIGKEAGLNYVYVGNFDDEDRESTYCPSCGFRVIDRRGHIGQYVVNHLEDGKCPKCGTEIAGVWK, translated from the coding sequence ATGGAAGTTCTTGCTTGGATGTCTAAAAAAAGAGAAGATGGAAAGGTTTTATGCACGGCTTGCAGCCAGAGATGTGTTTTAGATAAAGGAGAACTTGGAAAGTGTGGTATTAGAAAGGTTGGAGAAGATGGGAATTTATATTTAACAACATATGGTCTTGCAGCAGCTTATAATGTTGACCCTGTTGAGAAAAAACCTTTATTCCATTTTTTGCCAGGAACACCTATTTTTTCAATAGGAACTGTTGGTTGTAATATGAGCTGTAAATTCTGTCAAAACTGGGAAATCTCACAACATCCACAGACACATAACGGAGAAGTGTTTGGTGTTCAACTTATGCCTGAAACAATTGTTAATATTTGTAAAACAAATAATATCCCTTCTGTAGCATACACATATAACGAACCTGTTGTTTTTTTTGAATATGCATATGACACAATGAAACTTGCAAAAGAAAAAGGTTTAAAAAATGTGTTTGTTTCCAGTGGATACGAAACAAAAGAAGCTTTAGATACTCTTGCACCATATCTAGATGCAATGAATATAGACCTTAAAGCATTTAATGATAAATTTTACAGAGAGATTGTAGGAGCAAGGTTAAAACCGGTCTTAAAAGCTATAGAACATGCAAAAGAACTGGGTATATGGGTAGAACTAACAACATTGCTTATTCCCGGATACAATGATGACGAAAAAGAACTGAAAGAAGCTGCAAAATGGATTGCATCACTGGATAAAAATATTCCATGGCATATTTCCAGATTTTTCCCTGCTTATAAAATGAAAGATGTTCCACCTACTCCAATTGAAACACTGAAAAAAGCCTATGAAATAGGTAAAGAAGCAGGTCTAAACTACGTATATGTTGGAAACTTTGATGATGAGGATAGAGAATCTACATACTGCCCATCCTGTGGATTCAGGGTAATAGATAGAAGAGGACATATAGGACAGTATGTGGTTAATCATCTTGAAGATGGAAAATGTCCAAAATGTGGAACAGAAATCGCAGGGGTATGGAAATAA
- a CDS encoding OsmC family protein, with product MEKVAIVNLDKNGHFHGEVEGKGFDITATGLRAVDLMLISVGYCFGLTVEAYTNHKGYKIENLKIEVVGKKHEKENRYDEITIKVSFDSDLDEKQIARVMEIGKRGCTVSNTMLKPSIIKTEFIK from the coding sequence GTGGAAAAAGTTGCAATAGTGAATCTGGATAAAAATGGACATTTCCATGGTGAAGTTGAGGGTAAAGGTTTTGATATCACAGCAACAGGACTTAGAGCTGTAGATTTAATGCTTATTTCTGTAGGATACTGTTTTGGCCTTACAGTTGAGGCATATACAAATCATAAAGGTTATAAAATAGAAAACCTTAAAATAGAAGTTGTAGGAAAAAAACATGAAAAAGAAAACAGATATGATGAGATTACAATAAAGGTTTCATTTGATTCTGACCTTGATGAAAAACAGATAGCTAGAGTGATGGAAATAGGCAAAAGGGGATGCACAGTAAGTAATACAATGTTAAAACCATCTATAATAAAAACTGAATTTATCAAATAA
- a CDS encoding SDR family NAD(P)-dependent oxidoreductase, with the protein MEKFAVITGVSKGLGKALSEEFQKHGYKIIGISRNKGEANPDYFIPADLTKKEDIDRVFTEITKITDRVDILINNAGIGIYEKWEGISEEELRKVFELNFFAVVFLTQKLLPLLKKSQGTIINVSSVAGKLYVPCMGAYCATKYALNAFSDSLRAELQKDNVHVLNLIVGRINTGFSSRALGSRKPPETPAGNTTPEDFAKAVYKAFVQKKREITYPWWYKPFIWLANKFSSIYDRKALEKWEN; encoded by the coding sequence ATGGAAAAATTCGCAGTTATCACAGGAGTTTCAAAAGGACTTGGAAAAGCTCTATCAGAAGAATTTCAAAAACATGGATACAAAATAATCGGGATTTCCAGAAATAAAGGGGAAGCAAATCCAGATTATTTTATTCCGGCAGACTTAACCAAAAAAGAAGATATAGACAGGGTTTTCACAGAAATAACAAAAATTACAGACAGAGTAGATATCCTGATTAACAATGCAGGTATTGGTATTTATGAAAAATGGGAGGGTATATCTGAGGAAGAGCTGAGAAAAGTTTTTGAGCTAAATTTCTTTGCGGTTGTTTTTCTTACACAAAAACTATTGCCACTGTTAAAAAAATCTCAAGGCACAATAATAAACGTTTCATCAGTGGCTGGTAAGCTTTATGTTCCATGTATGGGAGCTTACTGCGCTACAAAATATGCTTTAAATGCCTTTTCTGATAGTTTGAGGGCAGAACTTCAAAAAGATAATGTTCATGTTTTAAATCTAATTGTGGGTAGAATTAACACAGGATTTTCCAGCAGAGCTTTAGGTTCCCGAAAACCTCCTGAGACTCCTGCAGGTAATACAACACCTGAAGATTTTGCAAAAGCCGTTTATAAGGCATTTGTTCAGAAGAAAAGGGAAATTACATATCCATGGTGGTATAAACCATTTATATGGCTTGCGAATAAATTCTCATCTATATACGACCGTAAAGCTCTGGAAAAATGGGAAAATTAG
- a CDS encoding YtxH domain-containing protein codes for MRRGLIMLLLGTAIGAAGAYAATQRREELLQKLNDIQNSLKEAELKGKAKAIVTDISEKVRTLLKKGEELTAKEREEVLEEVEEKIKKLEEVVKG; via the coding sequence ATGAGAAGAGGATTAATAATGTTGCTTCTGGGAACTGCCATTGGAGCTGCAGGAGCTTATGCTGCAACACAAAGAAGAGAGGAGCTTTTACAAAAATTAAATGATATACAAAACTCCCTCAAAGAAGCAGAACTCAAAGGTAAAGCAAAAGCGATAGTCACAGACATTTCAGAAAAAGTGAGAACACTCCTGAAGAAAGGAGAAGAGCTCACAGCTAAAGAAAGAGAAGAAGTTCTTGAAGAAGTAGAAGAAAAGATTAAAAAACTTGAGGAAGTAGTAAAAGGTTAA
- a CDS encoding prohibitin family protein, producing MNPNQIKIPAIAKILPFIFIIFIIFALVAPPFVIIPSGYVGVKLHLGKADMEELPPGLNFVVPFVERIIKMSVRTHSYDLRGANSINSLSKDGLTINTELTVLYKIKPDKAAEIFVEYGLDYEDKIIKPVIRSAVRDVIATLDSSQVYQERDLIQKKLMEQVSKELAKRNIILDEILIRDIKLPKRVVEAIEQKRRAYEEMQKMKFVVEKEKLEAERKRVEAKGIADANKIIAGSLTKEYLQWKFIENIKSYAEGDNNTVILIPYDQQMTPIINIPNPK from the coding sequence ATGAATCCAAATCAAATAAAAATTCCGGCTATAGCAAAAATATTACCATTTATTTTTATTATCTTTATTATCTTTGCTCTTGTAGCACCACCTTTTGTAATCATACCCAGTGGATACGTTGGAGTTAAGCTACATCTTGGAAAGGCTGACATGGAAGAATTACCTCCGGGACTTAATTTTGTGGTTCCATTTGTAGAAAGAATAATAAAAATGTCTGTCAGAACCCATTCTTATGACCTTAGGGGAGCAAATTCTATAAATTCACTTTCAAAAGATGGTCTAACAATAAACACAGAACTGACGGTTCTATATAAGATAAAACCGGATAAAGCAGCAGAAATTTTTGTTGAGTATGGTCTGGACTATGAAGACAAAATTATAAAACCTGTTATCAGGTCAGCGGTAAGGGATGTTATCGCTACCCTTGACAGTTCACAGGTATATCAGGAAAGGGATCTAATCCAGAAAAAACTTATGGAACAAGTTTCAAAAGAGCTGGCAAAAAGGAATATAATCTTAGATGAGATATTAATCAGGGATATAAAATTACCTAAAAGAGTTGTAGAAGCAATAGAGCAAAAAAGAAGAGCCTACGAAGAGATGCAAAAAATGAAATTTGTTGTTGAAAAGGAAAAACTTGAAGCAGAAAGGAAAAGAGTAGAAGCAAAAGGTATAGCAGACGCTAATAAAATAATAGCCGGCTCTCTGACAAAAGAATACCTGCAATGGAAATTCATAGAAAATATAAAATCATATGCAGAAGGAGATAATAACACAGTAATTCTTATTCCTTATGACCAGCAGATGACTCCTATAATAAACATACCTAACCCAAAATAG